One region of Flavobacterium sp. GSB-24 genomic DNA includes:
- a CDS encoding N-acetylmuramidase family protein has protein sequence MRTIKAGVKSPEVYYLNELLAKLKYDVVVSDYFGTATDKAIRDFQLKNNLVVDGVVGLKTWSAIIAKNTNSLSPNTKLLSEQNLIDFSNQFNLELAVVKAVNEVESNGKGFLIDGRPKILFEGHIFWRELEKRGINPRSYMNSNNQDILFENYTRKYYVGGTAEYTRLEKARNLSQDKKIKDAANSSASWGLFQIMGFNALSIGYQSIDEFVEKMDQNEGEHLKAFGLFLEKNNLLSLLRNKNWASFALKYNGPAYKTNKYDEKLMRAYHKYL, from the coding sequence ATGAGAACTATAAAAGCAGGAGTAAAGTCTCCAGAAGTTTATTACTTAAATGAACTTTTAGCCAAATTAAAATATGATGTAGTTGTTTCCGATTATTTCGGAACAGCAACAGATAAAGCAATCAGGGATTTTCAATTGAAAAATAATCTGGTTGTTGACGGCGTTGTCGGGCTCAAAACATGGTCGGCAATTATTGCGAAGAACACGAATAGTTTATCTCCAAATACCAAATTACTTTCAGAACAAAATCTAATCGATTTTTCGAATCAGTTTAATCTTGAATTGGCAGTTGTAAAAGCAGTTAATGAAGTCGAAAGCAACGGAAAAGGGTTTTTAATTGATGGGCGTCCGAAGATTCTGTTTGAAGGACATATTTTTTGGCGTGAACTAGAGAAAAGAGGAATTAATCCGAGATCTTATATGAATTCCAATAATCAAGATATTCTATTTGAAAACTATACTAGAAAATATTATGTTGGAGGGACGGCAGAATACACGCGATTAGAAAAAGCTAGAAATCTAAGTCAGGATAAAAAAATCAAAGATGCGGCCAACAGTTCGGCTTCGTGGGGATTGTTTCAGATAATGGGTTTTAATGCACTTTCAATTGGTTACCAAAGCATCGATGAATTTGTAGAAAAAATGGATCAAAATGAAGGCGAACATTTAAAAGCTTTCGGATTATTCCTTGAAAAAAATAATCTATTATCACTTTTAAGAAATAAAAATTGGGCATCTTTCGCTCTAAAATATAATGGTCCAGCTTATAAAACCAATAAATACGATGAGAAGTTAATGAGAGCTTATCACAAATACTTATGA
- the pheT gene encoding phenylalanine--tRNA ligase subunit beta, translating to MKISYNWLKQFIKTDWTSEQTSELLTDLGLEVEVVEKYQSIKGGLEGVVVGHVLTCEKHPDADRLKVTTVNVGLEAPIQIVCGAANVAAGQKVPVATIGTILYDKDGAEFTIKKGKIRGQESHGMICAEDELGLGNSHDGIMVLADDLVPGTPASQVFQVTNDEVFEIGLTPNRADAMSHYGTARDLRAGMLQRGVNVELITPSVSNFRVDMRTLKIDVNVEDNHLAPRYCGVTISGISVHESPSWLQDRLKAIGLTPKNNIVDVTNYVLHELGQPLHAFDAAKINGKIIVKTVEEGTKFVTLDDVERTLHKEDLMICDEKGPLCIAGVFGGKKSGVSEGTTTIFLESAYFDPVSIRKTAKRHQLSTDASFRFERGIDPTITEYALKRAALLIQEVAGGKITSDVVEVYPKKVEDFSVLLNFSHVSKIIGQEISKDTIKKILVSLDIKVNSVSDSGLGLTIPAYRVDVQREIDVIEEILRVYGYNNINFSKKFNATVANSPRTEDYKVQNVIASQLNSQGFHEMMANSLTTAAYAKLSTSLKEEHNVSMLNPLSSDLATLRQSLLFSGLEAVSYNINRKNSDLKLFEFGKTYHKYLNGYEEHKHLSLLISGNRNKESWTSPQKTTDFFLLKGYVKAILSRLGIEKISNTPVQSDIYSEGTAITYNNDILVEMGVVKKPILKHFGIKQDVYYADFNWDLVLKIITGKIKYTEIPKYPEVRRDLALLIDQNTSYESIFNLAKQTEKALLKDINLFDVYQGDKLPEGKKSYALSFTIQDNSKTLTDAQIDKIMSKLQQTFETELGASLR from the coding sequence ATGAAAATATCTTACAACTGGTTAAAACAATTTATTAAAACAGATTGGACATCTGAGCAGACTTCAGAATTACTTACAGATCTTGGTTTGGAAGTTGAAGTTGTCGAAAAATACCAATCAATTAAAGGAGGATTAGAAGGAGTTGTTGTTGGGCACGTTCTGACTTGCGAAAAACATCCTGATGCAGATAGATTGAAAGTTACTACAGTCAATGTAGGTTTAGAAGCTCCCATACAAATTGTATGCGGTGCTGCAAACGTGGCTGCAGGACAAAAAGTACCAGTTGCTACAATCGGAACTATTTTATACGATAAAGACGGTGCAGAATTCACCATTAAAAAAGGAAAAATCCGCGGGCAGGAAAGCCACGGAATGATCTGTGCTGAAGATGAATTAGGATTAGGAAACAGCCATGATGGAATTATGGTTTTGGCTGATGACCTTGTTCCTGGAACTCCTGCTTCTCAAGTTTTTCAAGTTACAAATGATGAAGTTTTTGAAATTGGATTGACACCAAACCGTGCCGATGCAATGAGCCATTATGGAACGGCTCGTGATTTAAGAGCGGGAATGCTGCAACGCGGCGTAAACGTAGAATTGATTACACCTTCTGTAAGCAATTTTAGAGTTGACATGCGTACGCTTAAAATTGATGTGAATGTTGAAGACAATCATTTAGCACCAAGATATTGCGGTGTAACTATTTCTGGAATTTCTGTTCACGAATCTCCAAGCTGGTTACAAGATCGTTTAAAAGCTATTGGATTAACTCCAAAAAATAATATTGTTGACGTTACGAATTATGTTCTTCATGAACTAGGACAGCCTTTACATGCTTTTGACGCTGCGAAAATCAACGGAAAAATCATTGTGAAAACTGTTGAAGAAGGAACTAAATTTGTTACTCTTGATGATGTTGAAAGAACATTACACAAAGAAGATTTAATGATTTGTGACGAAAAAGGACCACTTTGTATTGCTGGTGTTTTTGGCGGAAAAAAATCTGGAGTTTCAGAAGGAACAACGACTATCTTCCTAGAAAGTGCTTATTTTGATCCTGTTAGCATTCGTAAAACAGCAAAAAGACATCAATTAAGTACAGATGCTTCTTTTAGATTTGAAAGAGGAATTGACCCAACAATTACAGAATATGCTTTAAAACGTGCTGCCCTTTTGATTCAGGAAGTTGCAGGTGGAAAAATTACTTCTGATGTTGTAGAAGTGTATCCTAAAAAAGTAGAAGATTTTTCTGTTTTATTGAATTTCAGCCATGTATCTAAAATTATTGGACAGGAAATCTCAAAAGATACTATCAAAAAGATTTTAGTTTCTTTAGATATTAAAGTAAACAGCGTTTCAGATTCTGGTTTAGGTTTAACGATTCCTGCATACCGTGTTGATGTTCAGCGCGAGATTGACGTAATCGAAGAAATCCTAAGAGTTTACGGTTATAACAACATTAATTTCTCTAAGAAATTTAATGCGACAGTAGCGAATTCACCAAGAACTGAAGATTATAAAGTACAAAACGTAATTGCTTCTCAGTTGAACTCGCAAGGTTTCCACGAAATGATGGCAAACTCATTGACAACGGCTGCTTATGCAAAATTATCGACTTCTTTAAAAGAAGAACATAACGTTTCAATGCTTAATCCGTTGAGCAGTGATTTGGCAACACTTCGTCAGTCTTTATTGTTTTCTGGATTAGAAGCGGTTTCTTATAATATCAACAGAAAAAATTCGGATTTAAAATTATTCGAATTCGGAAAAACATATCATAAATATTTAAACGGATATGAAGAGCATAAACATCTTTCTTTATTAATTTCTGGAAACAGAAACAAAGAAAGCTGGACAAGTCCACAAAAAACAACAGATTTCTTCTTGTTGAAAGGATATGTAAAAGCGATTTTATCTCGTTTAGGAATTGAAAAGATTTCAAATACACCGGTTCAATCTGATATTTATTCTGAAGGAACTGCGATTACTTATAATAATGATATTTTGGTTGAAATGGGTGTTGTTAAAAAACCTATTTTGAAACATTTTGGAATCAAACAAGATGTTTATTATGCTGATTTTAACTGGGATTTGGTTTTAAAAATCATTACTGGAAAAATTAAGTATACTGAAATTCCTAAATACCCAGAAGTTCGTAGAGATTTGGCTTTATTAATTGATCAAAACACTTCTTACGAAAGCATTTTTAACTTGGCTAAACAAACTGAAAAAGCGCTTTTAAAAGATATTAATTTATTTGATGTTTATCAAGGTGATAAATTACCAGAAGGTAAAAAATCGTACGCTTTGAGTTTTACAATTCAAGATAACAGCAAAACGCTAACCGATGCTCAGATTGACAAAATCATGTCTAAATTACAACAAACTTTTGAAACGGAGCTTGGAGCAAGTTTGAGATAA
- a CDS encoding aldehyde dehydrogenase family protein, producing MSTTAKRPEFKAKYDNYIGGKFTAPINGEYFDVLSPIDGKVFTKAAHSSKEDLELAVDTAYEAFKTWGKTSVTERSILLNKIAQKIEDNLEYIATVETIDNGKPIRETLAADIPLAIDHFRYFAGVIRAEESSIAELDSQTVSIALSEPLGVVAQIIPWNFPILMAVWKIAPALVAGNTIVLKPAESTPISIMVLMELIGDILPPGVLNIVNGFGAELGRPLVTNKKVAKAAFTGSTTTGRLVMQYATENIIPVTLELGGKSPNIFFPSVADHDDDFFDKAVEGAVLFALNQGEICTCPSRLLIHEDIYDKFIKKVIERTEAIVAGNPLDKSTMIGAQTSIVQKEKIMSYIKLGKEEGAEVLTGGDENKLGGELEGGYYIKPTLFKGHNKMRIFQEEIFGPVLAVTTFKTTEEAIEIANDTMYGLGAGVWTRDAHEIYQVPRAIQSGRVWINQYHSYPAGAPFGGYKQSGIGRENHKMMLSQYRQTKNMLISYDKKKLGFF from the coding sequence ATGAGCACCACAGCAAAAAGACCTGAATTTAAGGCAAAATACGATAATTATATTGGAGGGAAGTTTACTGCCCCAATTAACGGAGAATACTTTGATGTGCTTTCTCCAATTGATGGAAAAGTATTTACAAAAGCAGCACATTCTAGCAAAGAAGATTTAGAATTAGCAGTAGATACAGCTTATGAAGCATTTAAAACTTGGGGAAAAACTTCTGTTACTGAAAGAAGTATTTTACTAAATAAGATTGCACAAAAGATTGAAGACAATTTAGAATATATAGCAACGGTTGAAACGATTGATAACGGAAAACCAATTCGCGAAACACTTGCAGCTGATATTCCGCTTGCTATAGATCATTTTCGATATTTTGCAGGTGTAATTCGTGCCGAAGAAAGCTCGATTGCAGAATTAGATTCGCAGACAGTTTCTATTGCTTTAAGTGAACCTCTTGGTGTTGTAGCACAAATTATTCCGTGGAATTTCCCGATTTTAATGGCAGTTTGGAAAATTGCTCCAGCACTGGTAGCAGGAAATACAATTGTTTTAAAACCAGCCGAAAGCACGCCAATTTCGATTATGGTTTTGATGGAATTAATTGGAGATATTCTTCCGCCGGGAGTTTTAAATATTGTTAATGGTTTTGGAGCAGAATTAGGTCGTCCGTTAGTAACCAATAAAAAAGTGGCTAAAGCGGCATTTACAGGTTCAACTACTACAGGACGTTTGGTAATGCAGTATGCGACTGAAAACATTATTCCTGTTACTTTAGAATTGGGCGGAAAATCACCAAATATTTTCTTCCCATCTGTAGCAGATCATGATGATGATTTCTTTGATAAAGCGGTTGAAGGTGCAGTATTATTTGCTTTAAATCAAGGTGAAATTTGTACGTGTCCTTCGAGATTATTAATTCACGAAGACATTTACGACAAGTTCATCAAAAAAGTAATTGAAAGAACAGAAGCTATCGTAGCTGGAAATCCATTGGATAAATCGACTATGATTGGTGCGCAGACTTCAATTGTTCAGAAAGAAAAAATCATGTCTTACATTAAATTAGGAAAAGAAGAAGGGGCAGAGGTTCTAACAGGAGGTGATGAAAATAAACTAGGAGGTGAATTAGAAGGCGGTTATTACATTAAACCAACTTTGTTTAAAGGTCATAACAAAATGAGAATTTTTCAAGAAGAAATTTTTGGGCCAGTTTTGGCTGTTACTACTTTTAAAACTACTGAAGAAGCAATCGAAATTGCCAATGATACAATGTATGGTCTAGGGGCAGGGGTTTGGACTAGAGATGCTCACGAAATTTATCAGGTTCCAAGAGCAATTCAGTCCGGCCGTGTTTGGATTAATCAGTACCATTCTTATCCTGCTGGTGCGCCATTTGGAGGTTACAAGCAATCTGGAATTGGTCGTGAAAACCACAAAATGATGTTGAGTCAATACCGTCAGACCAAAAATATGCTTATTTCTTATGACAAAAAGAAATTAGGTTTCTTCTAA
- a CDS encoding DUF779 domain-containing protein has translation MIKRIDATEKAVELIKILKEKHGDLMFYQAGGCCEGTQPQCFEKGGYYQRMGDVCIGVIEDTEFWVDKDLFEYWKHAHFTLTVIDAFGVGGFSLETPLKKTFQIEYRIFTPEEEKDLEPVTRIE, from the coding sequence ATGATTAAACGAATTGATGCCACAGAAAAAGCAGTAGAATTGATAAAAATTCTAAAGGAAAAACATGGAGATCTAATGTTTTACCAAGCTGGCGGATGCTGTGAAGGCACGCAGCCGCAATGTTTTGAAAAAGGAGGTTACTACCAGAGAATGGGAGACGTTTGTATTGGTGTTATTGAAGATACAGAGTTTTGGGTAGACAAAGATTTATTTGAATATTGGAAACATGCTCATTTTACTTTAACCGTAATCGATGCCTTTGGTGTTGGAGGTTTTTCGCTGGAAACACCGTTAAAGAAAACTTTCCAAATTGAATACCGAATTTTTACTCCAGAAGAAGAAAAGGATTTGGAACCAGTGACTAGGATTGAGTAG
- a CDS encoding AraC family transcriptional regulator, protein MNNQRFLVSPLQLSQEKSLKTLVENRTIYNLSHCELNLFETYESTKMVPLKFNDLVVTSMLRGKKVMHLFDDPEFEYLPGETVIVPSNVEMKIDFPEASKNNPTQCLALAIDQGKINEILNFLNEQYPKEGNNMFWQLNYQNYFFYNNVEMAATINKLIKECMSTSITKDILADLTLKELLIRIIQTQTVKSLDEGKFIENNNPIKEVTEYIKQNLKENISLKTLSEKACMSTTSFYRFFKRELGMSPIEYILNEKIKCAKNLLKNPSLQINEVCYLAGFEDANYFIRLFKKYEGITPKQYQLLYIN, encoded by the coding sequence ATGAACAACCAACGATTTTTAGTCAGCCCGCTTCAATTATCACAAGAAAAATCGTTAAAGACTCTTGTTGAAAATAGAACTATTTACAATTTGAGTCATTGTGAATTAAATTTATTTGAGACCTACGAATCGACTAAAATGGTTCCGTTAAAATTTAATGACTTGGTTGTAACGAGTATGCTACGAGGCAAAAAAGTCATGCATCTTTTTGATGATCCAGAATTCGAATATCTTCCTGGCGAAACGGTAATTGTTCCTTCGAATGTAGAAATGAAAATTGATTTTCCTGAAGCTTCCAAAAACAATCCCACACAATGTTTGGCTTTGGCTATTGATCAGGGAAAAATCAATGAAATTTTAAACTTCTTAAACGAGCAGTATCCTAAAGAAGGAAATAATATGTTCTGGCAGTTGAACTATCAGAATTATTTCTTTTACAATAATGTCGAAATGGCGGCAACAATCAATAAATTGATTAAAGAATGCATGAGCACATCTATAACCAAAGATATTTTGGCCGATTTAACTTTAAAAGAATTATTGATTCGAATTATTCAAACGCAAACGGTAAAATCTCTAGACGAAGGAAAGTTTATAGAAAACAATAATCCCATTAAAGAGGTTACAGAATATATCAAGCAAAATCTAAAGGAGAATATAAGCTTAAAAACGTTGAGCGAAAAAGCCTGTATGAGTACCACTTCTTTCTATCGTTTCTTTAAACGTGAACTCGGCATGAGTCCGATTGAATATATTTTGAATGAAAAAATAAAATGTGCCAAAAATCTATTGAAGAATCCATCACTTCAAATTAATGAAGTCTGTTATTTAGCAGGTTTTGAAGACGCTAATTACTTCATCAGATTATTCAAAAAATACGAAGGAATTACTCCGAAACAGTATCAGTTACTTTATATTAATTAA
- a CDS encoding bestrophin family ion channel: MITYNTKDWFTFIFHFHKSDTVRKLFPIMIAIGIYAAIVGYLEVEYFKVSKNDYIHNIPIMHGMLGFVISLLLVFRTNTAYDRWWEGRKLWGGLVNNSRNFAIKLSAILKDENDRNFFRKYIPMYADILHKHLKDEDTSKQLFEDVDLEIDHHKHKPNQLKRIMYHKINDLYDAKKITGDQLITLNDELVAFTDICGACERIKNTPIPYSYSAFIKKFIFFYTMTLPFGYSVSLGYLVAPVVVFIFYVLASLELIAEEIEDPFGDDENDLPTKKISENIKKHVEELI; encoded by the coding sequence ATGATCACTTACAATACTAAAGACTGGTTTACTTTTATTTTTCATTTTCATAAATCTGATACAGTTCGAAAATTGTTTCCGATTATGATTGCAATTGGAATTTATGCTGCAATAGTAGGCTATCTCGAGGTCGAATATTTTAAAGTGTCTAAAAACGATTACATCCATAACATTCCTATTATGCACGGAATGCTGGGTTTTGTTATTTCGCTTTTGCTTGTTTTTAGAACCAATACAGCTTATGACCGATGGTGGGAAGGGCGTAAACTTTGGGGCGGACTTGTAAATAACAGCCGAAATTTTGCCATAAAACTTTCTGCCATTTTAAAAGATGAAAACGATAGAAATTTTTTCAGAAAATACATTCCGATGTATGCAGATATTTTGCACAAACATTTAAAAGATGAAGACACAAGCAAACAACTTTTTGAAGATGTCGATTTAGAAATTGACCATCATAAACACAAACCCAATCAGTTAAAAAGAATAATGTATCATAAAATCAATGATTTGTATGATGCAAAAAAAATTACCGGCGATCAGCTGATTACTTTAAATGACGAATTGGTTGCTTTTACAGATATTTGCGGGGCGTGCGAAAGAATCAAAAACACACCTATTCCCTACTCTTACAGTGCGTTCATAAAAAAATTCATCTTCTTTTATACAATGACACTTCCGTTTGGATATTCTGTTAGTTTAGGTTATTTGGTTGCTCCAGTTGTTGTGTTTATATTTTATGTTTTAGCCAGTTTGGAATTAATTGCCGAGGAAATCGAAGATCCGTTTGGAGATGATGAAAATGATCTTCCAACCAAAAAAATATCCGAAAACATCAAAAAACACGTTGAAGAGCTGATTTAA
- a CDS encoding TolC family protein: MNIKNIYGTLIILFVCIIQANAQEVLTIEQAMSIALENNFEIKIAKNNSLINETNTTIGNAGMLPTATASVVDNNNLTNSTQVRQDGTSTSLKNAKNNSLTYGVSLGWTVFDGMKMFARYDQLKELQKLGDAELKRTILVKIGQVNSAYYDLVQQQHQLAALDTTIVISKQRLTLAQNRFSIGKASKLEVLNAQVDLNSDQVALLRQKESYANAKILLNQYLARDPKIDFKVTDEVNVDNKLVLADLMELAQKQNPALESQIINKRIAELQLKQVKADRYPILRLTTGYNFSESQSSLGFTSENSSRGLNYGFNASMNIFDGFNQHRNEKVAKMQIENSQIAIEQQNMILNTQLSTAFQTYLTNLELIDLEEDNEAIAKQNLDITLDKFRIGTITTLDFRTAQLNYVNAKVRYSNAQYEAKLSEIALKELAGNITF, encoded by the coding sequence ATGAATATCAAAAATATATACGGCACTTTAATAATTCTTTTCGTTTGTATTATTCAGGCGAATGCGCAGGAAGTTCTGACTATTGAGCAGGCTATGAGTATAGCTTTGGAAAATAATTTTGAAATTAAAATTGCCAAAAACAATTCGTTAATAAACGAAACCAACACAACAATTGGAAATGCTGGAATGCTGCCAACTGCAACTGCTTCTGTTGTTGACAATAACAATCTTACCAATTCAACCCAAGTCCGTCAAGACGGAACATCAACTTCGTTAAAGAATGCTAAAAACAATAGTTTAACTTATGGTGTAAGTTTAGGCTGGACAGTTTTTGACGGAATGAAAATGTTTGCCAGATATGATCAATTAAAAGAGCTTCAAAAACTGGGGGATGCGGAACTTAAAAGAACAATTTTAGTTAAAATTGGTCAGGTAAATTCAGCATATTATGATTTAGTGCAGCAGCAGCATCAATTAGCTGCTTTAGATACTACAATCGTAATTTCGAAACAAAGATTGACTTTAGCTCAAAACAGATTCAGTATCGGAAAAGCTTCAAAATTAGAAGTTTTAAATGCACAGGTTGATTTAAATTCTGATCAAGTAGCTTTGTTGAGACAAAAAGAATCTTATGCTAATGCTAAAATTTTATTGAATCAATACTTAGCACGCGATCCAAAAATTGACTTCAAAGTAACAGATGAGGTGAACGTTGACAATAAATTAGTTTTGGCTGATTTAATGGAATTAGCGCAAAAACAAAACCCTGCTTTAGAATCGCAAATTATCAATAAACGTATTGCCGAATTACAATTAAAACAAGTAAAGGCAGATCGTTATCCTATTTTGCGCTTAACCACAGGTTATAACTTCTCTGAAAGCCAATCGAGTTTAGGTTTTACTAGTGAAAACTCTTCAAGAGGTTTAAATTACGGATTTAATGCTTCGATGAATATTTTTGATGGTTTCAATCAGCATCGCAATGAAAAAGTTGCCAAAATGCAGATTGAAAATTCACAAATTGCCATCGAGCAGCAAAATATGATCTTGAACACACAATTAAGCACCGCTTTTCAGACTTATTTGACCAACTTAGAGTTAATCGATCTGGAAGAAGACAACGAGGCAATTGCGAAACAAAATCTAGATATTACACTTGATAAATTTAGAATTGGAACAATTACCACTCTAGATTTTAGAACAGCCCAGCTTAATTATGTAAATGCAAAAGTGCGTTACAGCAACGCCCAGTATGAAGCAAAATTATCTGAAATTGCTTTAAAAGAATTAGCAGGAAATATTACTTTTTAA